In a single window of the Littorina saxatilis isolate snail1 linkage group LG5, US_GU_Lsax_2.0, whole genome shotgun sequence genome:
- the LOC138966354 gene encoding uncharacterized protein: MSFESVFKNWLVTQDGDQKEGMDTGAAPQPATDDPAGDPGAEEEMPEIQQEAWREEDVKGMPVLQRMDSPPLSPPPPLQITISLKDSPPASRFSNSSDTGKAAYKSKSGSEKKDKAEGTKDVKEKPTEERGVEEKKHSQCHSRSALLELTDLSHSTSPTAPRCLEVDLAESIDQPSQESKDKSPNHCAMSKHSPRARRGKAQTQMLSPERDCPMEPDSTSECLVKWHRPRLGSDATVTEVSPRCEVSPHSAVCIAAATPGNSCSELGLAECDSTSMFLSSPSAISPASQGDEERGCPVLTDHEDGASPAHFVCQCRSLPPPTDLVVHRDHVPTNAPSPRKPLGSTHLMASGTISEKCATKSWPPLVIHRSSLDDDAAPNLEKMVPSLDPGTEPAEQELLRENISPPILTHSEQEAVEKQFQSSDSQSKVCASEVPPPLVKYETKPSNKTEYISVDTKVLDSPPVLSLPEEAEKTDKDSAEFNKSAEKYDTVKHCSKEGRTSGAEKVSKPSLKCDLAKPNRTSEGKCKRSDLAKTSKTHGKKSDLDKPNKAHDLAKPNKRHGEGCDFKASKTRLKVTDSAKPYKKQAETSDFPKPNKKHTEAGVCDFAKNIDWQSAVVETVESPPGLTKQEGESKRGIILKIRTKSVAPKVEPAPEKPEPAQEPNPNPTRIERKRHTIDSPEMVSRLRKRQKSGETEKPAVPEAGEEMIDGKHSKDCDSKTKRQKAGKAGGCQCCNRVSPKYRRPRRNTVQLGEDLKAHTAHLPDADRKFVSAAIDLSRLQSQAHDLVYTLFPRLQPQLSNVAPESARFAKIIDDIIAELEGCDSDKSALDPEDLCQRMKTLTLNAMQRNELVPVFSPHVTLCRSPYHSLEEFQGKVCALLQLLLPDLPVSLSNSLSKTSNELEVVMTRVVMANKVKVARKCSF, encoded by the coding sequence ATGTCTTTTGAGAGCGTGTTCAAGAACTGGTTGGTGACTCAAGACGGTGACCAGAAGGAGGGGATGGACACCGGGGCTGCTCCGCAACCAGCGACTGACGACCCTGCTGGTGACCCCGGAGCAGAGGAGGAGATGCCGGAGATCCAGCAAGAGGCGTGGCGTGAGGAGGACGTGAAGGGTATGCCTGTGTTGCAGAGAATGGACTCCCCGCcactctcccctccccctcctctccagATCACCATCTCCCTCAAAGACTCACCACCTGCCAGCAGGTTCAGCAATTCTTCAGACACGGGCAAGGCTGCCTACAAAAGCAAGAGTGGTTCGGAGAAAAAGGACAAAGCTGAAGGCACGAAAGATGTGAAGGAGAAACCTACAGAAGAGCGTGGCGTGGAGGAGAAGAAACACTCCCAGTGTCATTCCAGATCAGCTCTGTTGGAACTGACAGACTTGAGCCACAGTACTTCCCCCACTGCCCCGCGCTGTTTGGAGGTTGACCTGGCTGAATCCATTGACCAACCTTCTCAGGAAAGCAAGGACAAAAGTCCTAACCACTGTGCCATGTCAAAACATTCTCCTCGTGCGCGGAGGGGAAAAGCTCAGACTCAAATGCTCAGCCCTGAGCGAGACTGTCCCATGGAGCCAGACTCCACTTCAGAGTGTCTTGTAAAGTGGCATCGGCCCCGGTTAGGGAGTGATGCTACAGTGACAGAGGTTTCACCTCGGTGTGAGGTTTCGCCGCATAGCGCAGTGTGTATTGCAGCTGCCACGCCAGGCAACAGCTGCAGCGAACTGGGCCTTGCCGAATGTGACAGTACCTCCATGTTCTTGTCATCTCCCAGTGCAATTTCGCCGGCTAGTCAAGGGGATGAAGAACGCGGGTGCCCCGTTCTCACAGACCACGAAGACGGTGCTAGCCCTGCCCActttgtgtgtcagtgccgCTCACTGCCTCCTCCCACTGATCTCGTTGTGCACAGGGACCATGTGCCAACCAACGCCCCTTCCCCCCGAAAGCCTCTTGGTTCTACTCACCTCATGGCGTCAGGAACAATCAGCGAAAAGTGTGCGACCAAGTCATGGCCCCCGCTAGTCATCCACCGAAGCAGTCTTGACGATGACGCTGCTccaaacctggagaagatggtCCCCAGCCTTGACCCCGGGACGGAGCCTGCAGAGCAAGAACTGCTCCGTGAGAATATCAGTCCCCCGATTTTAACTCACTCTGAGCAAGAGGCTGTGGAAAAACAGTTCCAGAGCAGTGATTCCCAATCAAAGGTGTGTGCATCTGAAGTTCCACCTCCCTTGGTCAAATACGAAACAAAGCCGTCAAACAAAACTGAATACATTTCGGTTGACACAAAAGTTCTTGACAGTCCACCTGTGTTGAGCTTACCAGAAGAGGCAGAAAAGACTGATAAAGACTCTGCTGAGTTCAACAAATCTGCAGAAAAGTATGATACAGTGAAGCATTGTAGCAAAGAAGGTAGAACTTCAGGTGCTGAGAAAGTAAGCAAACCCTCACTAAAGTGCGATTTGGCAAAACCAAACAGAACATCTGAGGGCAAGTGCAAGCGGAGTGACTTAGCCAAGACTAGCAAAACTCATGGGAAGAAAAGTGATTTAGACAAGCCTAACAAAGCTCATGACTTAGCCAAGCCAAACAAACGTCATGGTGAGGGATGTGACTTTAAAGCTAGCAAGACTCGTTTGAAAGTGACTGACTCAGCCAAGCCTTACAAAAAGCAAGCAGAGACAAGTGACTTCCCCAAGCCTAACAAAAAGCACACTGAGGCAGGTGTGTGCGACTTTGCCAAGAACATTGACTGGCAATCGGCTGTGGTAGAAACAGTGGAAAGCCCTCCTGGTCTCACGAAACAGGAAGGGGAGAGTAAGCGTGGCATCATCCTCAAGATCCGAACCAAGTCTGTCGCGCCCAAAGTGGAGCCAGCGCCAGAAAAACCTGAACCAGCCCAAGAACCTAACCCAAACCCTACCCGGATTGAGCGGAAGAGACACACCATTGACAGCCCAGAGATGGTCTCCCGTCTCAGAAAAAGGCAGAAGTCTGGTGAGACAGAGAAGCCTGCTGTGCCAGAAGCAGGTGAGGAAATGATCGACGGGAAACACAGCAAGGATTGCGATAGCAAGACCAAACGACAGAAAGCAGGGAAGGCAGGTGGGTGCCAGTGCTGTAACCGTGTTAGCCCCAAGTACAGGCGACCAAGACGCAACACTGTTCAGCTTGGGGAAGACTTGAAAGCTCACACTGCTCATCTCCCTGATGCCGACCGCAAGTTTGTGTCAGCGGCCATAGATCTGTCTCGCTTGCAATCCCAGGCTCATGACCTTGTGTATACTCTTTTCCCTCGTCTGCAGCCACAGCTGAGTAACGTTGCACCGGAGTCAGCTCGTTTCGCCAAGATCATTGACGACATCATCGCAGAACTTGAGGGCTGTGACTCGGACAAGTCTGCCCTGGACCCTGAAGATCTGTGCCAGCGAATGAAAACGTTGACTCTAAACGCTATGCAGCGAAATGAACTTGTGCCGGTGTTTTCTCCGCATGTGACACTCTGTCGGTCTCCATATCATTCTCTGGAGGAGTTCCAGGGAAAAGTGTGTGCATTACTGCAGCTGCTTCTTCCCGATCTCCCCGTTTCCCTAAGCAACAGTTTGTCAAAGACTTCTAATGAGCTGGAAGTGGTGATGACAAGAGTAGTCATGGCGAACAAGGTCAAAGTTGCAAGGAAGTGTTCATTTTAA
- the LOC138966355 gene encoding cytochrome c oxidase assembly factor 7 homolog, producing the protein MQYDLKDENQAKEYLKNVGIEYRYQCYQEKNPEGCHRLADFFESVKKEFEKAALVFKSNCDQSKYGHSCFKYGNYRVTGKGSEKDADVGVDYYLKGCEYDYVPACHNAALLLHSEKLGSTHDPERAVKLLKHGCEYKHVASCYQLSGWFLQGTKSITKDMAQAFEFSQKACDLGNCYACANLSQMYRKGEGVAQDTKQAEQYRLKAKELYDEMTQARRNITLN; encoded by the exons ATGCAATACGATCTAAAAGACGAGAATCAAGCCAAAGAGTACCTGAAAAATGTTGGAATTGAATATCGGTACCAATGTTACCAGGAAAAGAACCCAGAGG gGTGTCACAGGCTTGCAGACTTCTTTGAGAGTGTGAAGAAAGAATTTGAGAAGGCTGCATTGGTGTTCAAATCAAACTGTGACCAGTCCAAGTATGGCCATAGTTGTTTCAAATACGGAAACTACAGGGTCACTGGGAAAG GGTCAGAGAAAGATGCTGATGTGGGAGTTGACTATTACCTCAAGGGATGCGAATACGACTATGTTCCGGCTTGTCACAACGCTGCCCTGCTTCTACACAGTGAGAAACTTGGCTCCACCCATGACCCTGAGCGAGCTGTTAAACTCCTCAAACATGGCTGTGAATACAAACATGTTGCCAGTTGTTATCAG CTGAGTGGCTGGTTTCTGCAGGGCACCAAGTCTATCACTAAAGACATGGCCCAAGCGTTTGAGTTTTCCCAGAAAGCCTGTGATCTAGGCAACTGCTATGCCTGTGCCAACCTCAGCCAGATGTACAGGAAGGGAGAAGGAGTGGCACAGGACACAAAACAGGCTGAGCAGTACAGACTCAAGGCTAAAGAACTGTATGATGAAATGACACAGGCTAGAAGAAATATTACGCTAAACTAG